In Stomoxys calcitrans chromosome 2, idStoCalc2.1, whole genome shotgun sequence, the following proteins share a genomic window:
- the LOC106093605 gene encoding esterase B1 has protein sequence MNFNNSFLERLRWKIKCIENKLTTYRLVTNETQIVDTEYGKIKGVKRLNVYDESFYSFEGIPYAQPPLGELRFKAPQRPVPWEGVRDCVTAAPKSVQTDIISGKSTGSEDCLYLNVYTNNLNPEKKRPVMVFLHGGGFICGEANENYYGGDYFIKKDVILVTVQYRLGILGFLSLKSEDLNIPGNAALKDIVMALRWVKNNCTNFGGDPDNITLFGESAGSASTHYMMITEQTRGLFHRAILMSGTAMCIWAHTECQHRAFAIAKRLGYKGEDNDKDVLEFLMKAHPYQMAKEEHLVLTPEELADKKMFAFGPTTEPYQTADCVLPKAPREMVKTAWGNSIPTMIGNTSYEGLLFLPFPKYYPHLLKELETFESYVPTELVEGQRNSAETLKLATVLKKMYVNGETPTAENFMELCSYFYFLVPMHRFLQLRFHHTAGTPIYLYRFDFDSEELYNYFRIMRHGRGVKGVSHGDELTYLFWNLLSKRMPKESRDYKTIDRMVSIWTQFAITGNPNNPNIDGMANVTWDPLKKSDEVYKCLNISDDLKVIDLPEMSKIKQWESIFSKKKDLF, from the exons atgaattttaataatTCTTTTTTGGAAAGATTGAGATGGAAAATCAA ATgtatagaaaataaattaacaaCCTATCGCCTGGTCACCAACGAAACACAGATAGTCGATACAGAATATGGAAAAATCAAAGGTGTTAAACGTCTGAATGTCTACGATGAGTCGTTCTACAGCTTTGAGGGTATACCATATGCCCAACCACCATTGGGTGAGTTAAGATTCAAGGCTCCCCAGCGCCCAGTGCCATGGGAAGGTGTAAGGGATTGTGTAACAGCTGCCCCAAAATCAGTACAAACCGACATCATATCTGGCAAATCGACTGGCTCGGAggactgtttgtatttgaatgtcTACACCAATAAT ctaaatcccGAAAAGAAACGTCCAGTGATGGTCTTCTTGCATGGTGGAGGCTTCATTTGCGGTGAAGCCAATGAAAACTATTATGGCGGTGACTATTTCATTAAAAAGGATGTTATTTTGGTTACAGTGCAATATCGCTTGGGAATATTGG GCTTCCTAAGTTTGAAATCCGAAGATCTCAATATACCTGGAAATGCTGCTCTGAAGGACATTGTTATGGCTCTTAGATGGGTTAAAAACAACTGCACCAACTTTGGTGGTGATCCCGATAATATTACCCTGTTTGGTGAAAGTGCTGGATCGGCCTCAACGCACTATATGATGATCACCGAACAGACTCGTGGTTTGTTCCATCGTGCAATTCTAATGTCTGGCACAGCAATGTGCATTTGGGCACACACAGAATGTCAACATAGAGCTTTTGCCATAGCCAAACGTCTGGGTTACAAGGGAGAAGACAATGACAAAGATGTCTTGGAGTTTCTAATGAAGGCCCATCCATATCAAATGGCAAAGGAGGAGCATTTGGTCTTAACGCCTGAAGAGCTTGCGGATAAAAAGATGTTTGCCTTTGGTCCCACAACAGAGCCATACCAAACGGCTGATTGTGTACTGCCAAAAGCGCCCAGAGAAATGGTAAAGACCGCCTGGGGAAATTCAATACCCACTATGATTGGTAACACCTCATACGAGGGACTGCTATTTCTGCCTT TTCCCAAGTATTACCCCCATTTGCTTAAAGAGCTTGAAACTTTTGAAAGCTATGTACCCACGGAACTGGTTGAGGGTCAAAGGAACTCGGCTGAAACTCTAAAATTGGCAACAGTACTTAAAAAGATGTATGTGAATGGGGAAACACCAACAGCTGAAAACTTTATGGAG TTATGTTCATACTTCTACTTCCTGGTTCCCATGCATCGCTTCCTTCAACTTCGTTTTCATCACACTGCCGGCACCCCCATCTATTTGTATCGTTTTGATTTTGACTCTGAAGAGCTGTACAACTACTTCAGAATTATGCGCCATGGTCGAGGTGTGAAAGGTGTTAGTCATGGCGATGAATTGACATACCTTTTCTGGAACTTGCTCTCGAAGCGAATGCCAAAGGAAAGCCGCGATTACAAGACCATCGATCGTATGGTCAGCATATGGACACAATTTGCCATTACAGGCAATCCCAATAACCCCAATATAGATGGCATGGCAAATGTAACCTGGGATCCACTTAAGAAATCTGATGAGGTATACAAGTGCCTAAATATTAGCGATGACCTGAAGGTCATAGATTTGCCGGAAATGTCGAAAATCAAACAATGGGAGAGTatctttagcaaaaaaaaagatttgttttAA